Below is a genomic region from Mucilaginibacter auburnensis.
CAAACAGGTAATGTTATCAATAATGAGGTTACGTGCACCGGTACTGATTATGGCGTTCTCAATGGCGTTGTTGATGTAGTCGGCATAAGTAGCAAACTTTTTAGCGCTGGTTGAATAAGGGTTAAGCACCACGCGGTAAAAATTATCATCAAAAGGATAAATGCCATAGGTGTTACTGCTGTAGCGCTTGCCAAACTGCTGCGCGCTCAGCTCGAAATCAAAATACAACACCTTTTCGGGGGTGCTGCTGCCGCCAAACTCGGGCATGGGCTGGCCTTTGCTCAGGCTATCGCCTATCTGCACCGCCAGGATAGATTTGCCTACGTTGGTGTCGGCAAACAATATGCACAGCTCATGGCGGTACCAAAAGTCGCCAAACAGGGTATCCTGTTGTTGCTGGCGGCCCTCGTTAACCCATTCGGCAGCCTTGCGGATGATGAACGCGTCTTTACTGTCGGGCGGCGGTTCTAATAACCGGTCTAAAGTTTTCTCCTCCTTTTTTGTTAGTATACGATGATTCATGGAGCGGATGAGCTCAATTTCGAGCGGGCGCTCAAAAGTTGTTCGGGAATAATTCATGGTGATAAGAAATTTATGCAAGGTACATACATAAATTGAGCGAGGTGGTGACACAAGTGTGTCACCAGCTGAATATCAGAAACTTGGAATGACATTTACAACTATCTATCACAATTCAATAAGCGGCCGAAAATTTAAAAGACATCGTTTCACCCGTTTCATTTTCGTTTCACTATTTTTCATTAAATTACTGAAAATAAAACGTTTATGAAAAATATCGTCTCACATCGTTTCACGCACGTAGTGAGACGATGAACCGATTGTAACAAAATTTGAAATACGGCAAACATCGTTACCTAAAAAGTGTTTACTTTACTGTACAAACGCTAAACAGAGCACAAACAACTACTTGAACAACAAATGGCTAAGATTTTAATTATTGATGACGAGCGGGCCATCCGCAATACACTGCGCGAAATACTTGAATACGAAGACTATGAAGTAGAGGATGTTGACAACGGCATCGATGGCTTATCCATGATAAGCAAAAACAATTATGACCTTGTGCTCTGCGATATTAAAATGAACCGGATGGACGGCATGGAGGTGCTTACCGAGGG
It encodes:
- a CDS encoding AAA family ATPase translates to MNYSRTTFERPLEIELIRSMNHRILTKKEEKTLDRLLEPPPDSKDAFIIRKAAEWVNEGRQQQQDTLFGDFWYRHELCILFADTNVGKSILAVQIGDSLSKGQPMPEFGGSSTPEKVLYFDFELSAQQFGKRYSSNTYGIYPFDDNFYRVVLNPYSTSAKKFATYADYINNAIENAIISTGARNLIIDNITCLRTGTEAAAAAVSLMRNLQNIKTQYALSILVLAHTPKRNPAKPVTRNDLQGSKMLINFADSAFAIGESQTTSGLRYLKQIKQRSGQEIYGAGNVCLCRIVKPYNFLKFEFEANAAEALHLTPYTEQQRRHTENHIAQLHARGMSLGQIAAETNMPKATVFRIVKRVSEVEG